The nucleotide sequence GAGTCTGTGTTTACAATTGTTTCCCAGGCAACGGCTTGGTGGCGTCAGAGAGTAAACGGAAGTAGATTCTTGTTCCGTGCCGGACACATTTAGCTGTTGCACACCGCTGTCAGGGAACAACATGATGTCCTCTGTCTGCATAATGCGTCGCTGGACTGTAGGAACGCAGTTTTACAAGACTTTTTGCAGGAATATTTCATTATCACAGGTTCGGGAGAAAAAACGATGGGAAAAATCGTACACACTATTAATGGCGAGGAAGTTAAAGCTCGACGGACCGCCATTACCAAAGCACAGGTGAGGTTATCCATCAGCTGTGGCTTCATTTTCAATTGATCTACAGCTTCACATGGACATTAATAACACCCCTACGCCAACCAAGCAACGAATAAAGTATAGCTTCCTAGATAAAAGGCTGTATTGCATGTAAGCGTTAGTAGAAGGTAGAAATAACATTGTACTTTGGTTATGCAGGCGGAAATGTGTGTGTCGGCGGGGAGGGGGTGTTAAGAAAAACcctgtaaatatatttaaattaataaatatttaaagaaatatGCAGCATGTTATTGTTGCAGATATCTCCTTCAGGTAAAACAGGGTCGTAATAGAATGAACACTCCTTTTCAACTTCTCTTAGGGAAGTTTTTTTAGATGTGAATTTATCAGTAAGGATGAAACCTCTCGTCTTCCATCCTTTTCAACATTTACAATTTAGTCATTTATCAGACGCTTTTATCCAGGGTGATTTACATTGAGAGACACTATGACCTATGGAGTACAAGTGCAACAGAGGGCTTTGCGAGTCAACGCAGGCAGCCAGTGGCGCTCCATCAGCAGATCCTCAATTGTTGGCCTTGGGCATGCTGGTTGCCTGATAAAGATAAACCTTTTTTGTCTCATCTACAGTCAATGAAGTGTATTTTTTATACCTACATGCAATAGCAAATCAAAGTAGTACGTACACATCACATTCATTTGAGAAATCCTGACACCTGTCCAACATAACAACCAACCAGTCCCTCTTTGGAATCTCAGACTAGACAGGACAGTTATCTCTTATAACATTTTGGGTCTCATTTCAGGTCACAGAAGCCTCACTGGGATTACAATGCAGAGGTCCAGGCCTTCAGCAATCGTCTCAATGAGAGTTTCTCCCTTGAGCTGCTGAAAACAGCTTTTGTCAACCCATGTTACCTGCAGGCAGAGCTTGCAAGGAGACAGGGGTTAGGTTTGGACGTTGACACCACTGCCCTTCATCTCAAAGATAATGTTGAGCTTAATATAAAGGGAGTGGGGTTCACTTCGAGCTTCCTGGCAGATTTTTGCAGGACCAGCTTTCCAAAACTGCCGAGCGAGGCAGTAGAGAGCCTTATTAGCCATCTCACCAGTTCAGCGGTAGTGACCCAGGTAGCCAGGAACCTCGGCATAGAGGACCTGACAATGAGTGGAGACTTCCCCATCCCTGAAGAAGTACTTCATGCTACATTCATGGCAGTGGTTGGTGCGTTGCTGGAGAGTAGCGGAGCTGAACGAGCTGGACTATTTGTCAGGGTAGGTTGCTTTGAGTGGGTAATATGGGTTAAAATTTGTATTTAGAGTTGATATATTTACTCATTGTTTGGGTAAGAATGGGCGTTGGCATCTTTTC is from Takifugu rubripes chromosome 11, fTakRub1.2, whole genome shotgun sequence and encodes:
- the mrpl44 gene encoding large ribosomal subunit protein mL44 isoform X2 — translated: MARKLKLDGPPLPKHRSQKPHWDYNAEVQAFSNRLNESFSLELLKTAFVNPCYLQAELARRQGLGLDVDTTALHLKDNVELNIKGVGFTSSFLADFCRTSFPKLPSEAVESLISHLTSSAVVTQVARNLGIEDLTMSGDFPIPEEVLHATFMAVVGALLESSGAERAGLFVRDFLGTQLIGKDLFDMWTVVNPMGVLVEELTKMNVPPPEPRLVRAAGASTVLPLYFVGLYSDKTLLAQAPGETTIAAEEEAARVVLRKIYGYAENRTPIDFCRPRPEQPLTQSVSS
- the mrpl44 gene encoding large ribosomal subunit protein mL44 isoform X1, translated to MMSSVCIMRRWTVGTQFYKTFCRNISLSQVREKKRWEKSYTLLMARKLKLDGPPLPKHRSQKPHWDYNAEVQAFSNRLNESFSLELLKTAFVNPCYLQAELARRQGLGLDVDTTALHLKDNVELNIKGVGFTSSFLADFCRTSFPKLPSEAVESLISHLTSSAVVTQVARNLGIEDLTMSGDFPIPEEVLHATFMAVVGALLESSGAERAGLFVRDFLGTQLIGKDLFDMWTVVNPMGVLVEELTKMNVPPPEPRLVRAAGASTVLPLYFVGLYSDKTLLAQAPGETTIAAEEEAARVVLRKIYGYAENRTPIDFCRPRPEQPLTQSVSS